GATATGGGGCATTAAGTTTGCATATTAGGTCCGTGAGAGAAAAAAGGAGGTTAATATGCGAAAAATAAAGGTAATAGTAGGTATGGGGTTAATGTTGGTTCTTTTCATCAGTTGCGGAAAAAAGACTGATGAGGACGAACTATACCAAGCTAACAATCTCATCCAGGGGCTCACCATGTTAGGGATGATGACCTCGGTGGACAAATATGGAATCGGAACCGTGTGTTCCCCTCCTTTTGGTTGGATTGCACCACCGGAGACGATTAACGTGCCCAATCCAGTGGATTGGCCGAATAATGTCTTTTACCGTTTCTTCATCAAATTTCCGCTGGATAGCTCGGGTACGGTGATCGATTCCATAAGATGGTTGGCGATGCCCACTCCTGATGTCTGGGGTGGAGACACCGGGGTGATCACCCAGATCGATGTGGGGTTGTTGGCTGATCATAGGAATATCTGGTTCCATACTATTATCAGTGTGGATTCGGTCCATGTCACAGGTAATCTGAAGTGGAACTGGGAAGATACCTGGTATAAATTCGAATTTAATAACAGCATCGTTCCTGGGGATAGTTCAGCGGAGATCAATATCTCTACCTCGCCCAATATCCAGCTTTACGCCCATTTCAAATTTGACCAGCGGGGTGCTGGAACTACCGAAGATAACTGGGGCAAATTCGGCGAGACGATCTTTGTCCGCTATGAATTCTTTGCCGAACCCGACGCGAATGGTTATGATGGCTATTATATCTTACTCAGTGAAGGATGGAAGGTAAAACACTTCTTCAAATTGGAACGGCCCGCCGCCTAAGAATACTTTATAACAAAAGGGGAGCGCTATGCTCCCCTTTTGTTATTTGATAATGACAATCTTCTTCCTCGCGTCTTCTACCTTTATAAAATAAACCCCTGCGTCTTTAGGTTCAAAGACCAGATTTTTTATCTTCCCTTTCAAGATTTGGCGTCCCAGGACATCGTAAATTTCAATCTCTCTTGGTTGTTTTGAGGCAAGGATTATTCTCCGGCCAACATTCGGAAGGTCGGAGCACGGGGAGAGAGTACTTTCTTTTTGTTCGTAAATTCCCGTGACGATATTTTTCTGAATCACCCAATGCTCAGGATCCACGATAATGGAGAGCGGTTCTTGCGGCAGGAGGAATTCAAAATGTTGTGGTGATTGATTTATCGGCAAGATGATGATTGTATCATTATTGCTAAAGCCAATTCCGAGCGGAAGGGGTATGTGGAATATTGAGGGACCGATCGTTTGAATCTGGGAAATATCAAGCACAAGGCGCCAATTTGGTGGTTCGTAAACCTTATTCCAGACCACATTGTAATAGGGATAGCCCATATCATAAACATACTCATTGAAGAACCAGTCATAGTTACCGTTCAAAACCTGATTCATTATCCGGTTTAAATCACTGGTGGAGGCATTTTTATACGCAAATGAATCCCGGTAGGTGGCAAGCAATCTTAACCAGAGACTATCGCTGCCGCATAAATACCTGATCATATGGAGTATCCATGATCCCTTACAATAGCTGTGCCCCCAGGAGAATATGAGATTGGAAGGAGGATTATAGATCGGATGGGGATTGGCGGTCTCTGCACTGAAATAATTATTCAATCGGTTGAGCATGGTGTTGATGAACGCCTGATGTCCCTGCCGGTGTTCAAGATATAGGGCATCACAATAAGTAGCGAAACCTTCGTTGAGCCAGACATTCTGCCAACCGAAACAGGTCACCATATCGCCCCACCACTGGTGGGAAAGTTCGTGTGCCATTCCATAATAATCATTACTAATTAGCCATTGCCGGTGGATGGTGCTTATCGTCTGATGTTCCATCCCGCCATATGAAAACGGCGTTACCACATCCATCCCATACCTTTCAAATGGATAGGGACCGAATAGCGAGTCATAAAATGCTATCATATCCGTAATCAGTGCAAAGGCGGTCGGTGCATAAACAGTATCTTCGGGCCAGAAGTAATATTTGATTTCCAAACTCTCACCGGATGCGGGATGATACCAATCAGAATAGGTCGTATAGATGCTGGAAGCAAAGTGTATTAAGTAAGGGGCGATGGGATAACAATGCTTCCAGTGGTATGTGGCATAACCTTGAGCAACGGTTTTTCCTAAAAATGCGCCGGTGGCACAAACCGTGAAGGAGTCCGGAACAGTGATATAAAATTCAACTCCATAATCAGCCTTATCCCAGAGTTGATCGTAACAGGGAAACCATCTTTTCTCAGCAAAAGGACATCCCAGGGTGTAGGCGATGGGATGGAGACTCTGATAGAACAAATAGCCCATATTTCCCGAAGCTGTTCCGCTGTAGCCGATGAACACATCAAATGAATCACCCTGATGGTAAAGGTGGGGTAAAGTCACCCAGATGGTCTCGGCAATATGGGTATAAGAGGCATTTATTCCATCAACTTTGACCGAATCCACATTTAGGCCCAATAAATAAAGGTCAACCCGGTTTAAATTATGGATATTGCTCCGCATGGCGACGGTAACCCCACCGGCAAGGTATCGGGAATTCATGGGCAGGTTGAGTTTTATTAGATAATGGAGGACATCGTAGGAGTGGATGGAATCAGCCCGGAGCATCTCTGGATGAAAGACTTGTTTCTTCTCCATATTCAACTCCTGGGACAAAAGAAAGATTAAAAAAACCGCCATTTCAACCTGCCATAACCAAAATCAACTCGCGCAAAATCACTGCTACTGCTGCTCCTGTTGCATAAGGGGTGCACGCCAGCGGATTATACTCCACAATATCCGCCCCGATTATTCTTTTGCCTTTCAAAAGAAGGATGGAATCGATCAACTCTTTGAACGGTATCCCGTTGGGTTCTGGGGTGCTCACTGCCGGCATCTGGGAAGGGTCTACCACATCCACATCGATCGTCAGATAAATCGGTTCGGGAATTTTCATAAGGACCCGCTTTAAATTTGACCGGACCGTAAAGCGGTAGAGATTTTTGTTCAGGGAAAATTCCTCTTCGGTCCCGGAACGAATTCCGAATTGATAGATACTTTTTAAACCCACCACCTCACCTACTCGGCGCATTGCAGCTGCATGGCTCAATCTTTCCCCATGATATTCATCTCTTAAATCGGCATGGGCATCAAAATGGATCACGGAAAATTCCTTGATCACTCGTTTTATCCCTTTGATGATCGGAAAGGATATCGTATGCTCACCTCCCAAAAAGATGACCCGTCTTTGTTTTCGGTATAGTTCATATGCCTTCTCTTCCATTTCTTTTATTGGGTCCTCGGTCCGGAACTCATAATCTTCAAGGTCGGCAATCTTCACAGATGCCACCGAACGATTTTGGTATGGTGAAAACCACTCAATATTTTCGGTACAGATTCGTATATAGCGTGGGCCCAGGCGGGAACCAGGAATGAATGAAGATGTTCGATCATAGGGGAAACCCATGATTGCAATCTGGGCATTTTTTAAATCCGAATTTGCATATTCAATTATCATTGCACCTTCCTTTTTTATAAATTCAAGCGGCGCTGGTATAGCCCAGGGCACCAGCCATCGTTATCGCCTTTATCGGGCATATTTCAAAACACCGCCCGCAGCCGATGCATTTCTCCTTGGCAATGAGATGCCTCTGCCCCAAATTCCCTGTGATTGCCCCAAATTGACATACTTTTACACATACCCCACAGCCATTACATTTCAATGAGATTATACCATAAGGTCGGGCGATCGCCCGGTCTACAAAACAGTTCCGTGGACATTTATGGACGCAGATACCGCAGGAATTGCACTTTTCATAATCGATCACCGGCAAATTATCTTCTAATCTTATTGCTTCATAAGGACAGGATTTTGCACAGATTCCACAACCAGTGCAGCCATTAGCACAATGAAGCTGCACTCGTTCTTCTTCATCATGTGATTTGCAGGCGAGATAGATCAGATGGCTCCGGGGGATTAATTCTAATGCCTTTCTCGGGCATTCCTTAACACAAATACCACAACCATCACATAAATCATGATTTATAACGGGCAGTTTATCTTGATTCAACTTAATGGCATTTTTCGGACAGACCTCTGCACAGTGACCTGCCCCCAGACAGCCATAAATGCAGGATTTATTCCCATTATAAATCGTGTAATTAAACCAGCAGTCTTGAGGTCCGTTATACAAATAGAGGTCTTTACTTTGTCTCCCTCCCCGGCAGCGCAGGACACAGATGAAATCATCCATTTAAAGGTCTTTTATCAATTCCAGAAATCGCTTGTAAGGTATCGCGGTCCAGGACTCCGCGGAGAGTGCACCGCCCGAGAGGCTGATCATGGAAACCTTCGCTGCGATCTCCTCATTGGGTGCTTCATAAATATCAAGGAAATCATAAGGTCCGAGAAGGGCATAATGGGCAATGAATTTCACCTCTGGACAGTCCTTCTTCACCCTTTCCATCCATTGCCTGCCAATCTCGGCGCGTTTTCTTAAATCCCGGGTCAGTTCCGGCGATAATTTTGTGACGAGAATATAAGTTGCCATAACCTCTCCTTTTTTCTGATTATACTTCAATCCGCGGTGAAGTCAATATTTAGGTTTTAAACGCAAACGGATTGATACGGTATTTTTTCATCAACCTTATCAAAAAATTTCTTGAAACACCAAGTAATTCCGCAGCCCGGGTTTGATTGCCCTGGGTCTGTTGGAGTGCCCTCTTCACAAGATCCATCTCTACTCGCGTTATTGCCTTATTGTAGTCCAAAGGCAGAGTCTCTTCTTCTATCATCCCAGTCTTTCCAAGGCTGATATCCTCAGGCTGGAGATAGGTTGCACGGGTGATGATTATCGCCTTTTCGATCGCATTTCTCAGTTCCCGTATATTGCCGGGCCAGTGATAATTTTTTAATAACTCCATAGCGGCAGGAGCAATTCCGACAATCTCTTTATGGTATTCCCGGGCGATTTCTTTCAGGAAATGCTCGGCAAGGGGAATGATATCCTCCTTTCTTTCGCGCAAAGGTGGTAAGCGGATGGGAAAGGTGTTTATCCGGAAAAAGAGGTCCTTTCGGAATGTCCCCTTTTCCACCATCTCTTCGAGATTGGCATTGGTCGCTACGATTATGCGCACATCCACATTTATATCCTTCTTTCCCCCCAATTTACGAAACCTCCTTTCTTCCAGCACCTTCAACAATTTACCCTGCAGCAGGAGGGGCATGCTACTTATCTCATCAAGAAACAATGTTCCGGTATGAGCGAGTTCAATCAAACCTTCTTTTCTTCTCCGGGCGTCGGTAAAGGCACCAGGCTCGTAGCCGAATAATTCCGATTCAAGGAGGTTTTCCGGAATTGTTGTGCAATCGATATCCACGAATGGTCCTGTGCTCCGGTTACTGATTTGGTGAATGTAAAGGGCAAGAAGTCCTTTGCCGGTGCCACTCTCACCTTCCAGTAGCACCGTGGAGTTAGTCTTTGCTACTTCCTTTACCTGATTTAAAATCTCCTCCATCTTTTTGGATTTATAGATCAATGGTGTCAGTTTTCCTCGGGTTAAAACTTGAAGTCTATCCCGGTATAAATCACGCTCTTTTTTTATAGTGAGATTTTCCTGGATCTGTTTAATTATTATACGCAACTCCTGGAGATCAAGGGGTTTCAAAAGGTAATTGACAGCGCCGTACTCCATCGCTTTTACTGCATCCTTGATCTCACCGTAACCAGTGATGACCACCACCTTTACTTCGGGATCGTATTCTCTCATCTTTTTAAGAAGTTCGATCCCCTGGATATCAGGTAAGCGCTGATCGAGGATTACAATCCGGGGAAGGTGTTGGAGAAATATCTGCCACGCCTGGGCACCATTGGCAGCACATAATACAGTGTAATTTTCTTCTTCGAAAAAGGCAGTGAGAAGACCCCTTATCGATTCATCATCATCCACAATAAGAATTGGATACATGAAAGATTATAAACACTATTTTCCAATTGTCAATAATGCAATGCCCTGACTACTTTTAACTGAGCAATGAGCAACGGTGGAAATGCTACAAAAATGTAAGAACGGTCTTTCGCAACTGAGATGCCGGAATTTTAGCCTCATTACTCCGCCCTATTGGGTCTGTGGCAGGATATTCCTTTAGATAAAAGATGGTTAGAACTTTGGATTTAAACTACATGTAATTTTTAATAAGTTCATGGGATGAGTACGGTGAATAGTAGACAGGGGGGATGTCTAACATGGTGAATGCGCCGTATCTTTTTTCGTTGTGAAGACGATAACAGGCCCGGGCGCAGGCAACCAGAATACTGGCAGTGGCTTCAGGATTGCTATCCCATTCACAGTGGTATTCAATTAGTGCTTTATTCCCGCTTCCAGTGCTCCCGGAAAGAATTACAGATCCCTGATGGGGAAATGCTCTGTGTTTTTGCTTTAACTCTTCTTCGGAAACGAAGACGATTTTTGTGTCATATTCGGCAAAATAATTTGGCATCTGTTTTATCCGGCGGGCGATATCTTTTTTATCGGCATCCGGATGGGCGACGACATAGACAATTCTTTTGTGCATCATCTGCGGTTTTAACGCTGGATTTCTACCTTTCTTTACCTCCCGAAGAGCACTTTTTATCGGGATCGTATAAGACCGCGCATCCCGCACACCGGGTACCTGCCGGACTGCATCAGAATGCCCCTGACTTATACCAGGACCCCAAAAGGTATAAATTTTGCTTCCGGGAAAAAAGGCATCGGCTAATACTCTTTCTACTGAGAATGTCCCTGGGTCCCAGCCCCCAGAAATTACTGATGTATGCCGGTTAATCTTAGCGATTTTTCCGATTTGTTGATAATAATCTACAATTCGCCGATGGGTATCAAAACTGTCCACGGTGTTGAAAAACTGGGCAAAGTATAAACCTTGGCCATAAGAGTAAGGATCGGGAATACGGATGCGTTCGATATCTCGGTTATTCTCCGGACCAAAGATATCCTCTTTAGAACCACCGCAGAGTATTGCCACATCGGCGAGAACTTTGAAATTCTCAAATGAAAATACCGGGATATCTTTTTCAATTTTTTTCACAACCTCGGGTCGGCGCGTGATTATTCCAACCAGTTCCATATCCGGATTTCTATTTATCGCCTTTTTTACACCTTTTCCCAGGTTGCCATAGCCAATGATGGCAACTTTGATTTTATTTTCTGCCATGCTCACTCCTTTTTGAAGAGTTGTTTGATAAGATTATAAGCCCTTATTTTATCCTGGGCTTCAACAAAGATCATGATGTCGGTATGAACAGTCAAAATTTCCCAAATATTAATCTTTTCCCTTGAAAGCGGTGTGGCAATCTTCTTTATCGCTCCTGGTTCATTTATAAATTTTAAACTGCGCACCACAATCTTGGCGATTCCCTTTTTCAGATTCAATGCCTTGAAATTTTTAATTTCCGGGATGAGTTTTGATAGATGTTCATAAGCTTCTTCCACTCTACTTTCTTCAACATATATCGCCAGAAGGTTATCAGAAATTGTGAGGGAATGGACTGCGACCTTTTTTTCGGTGAGTGTTTGGGCGACTTTGCTTAAAATCCCGGGTGTCTCTGGAATCCTTTCGCCGATGAAGGTCAAAACACCATAGATTTTCTCAGCAAGGGTGATGCTCACCTCTTTATCAAAGACGATCTCGGTTCCTCCATTCTCAAGATTTTTCCCATCTTGAGCAATCACCCTGATTTTCTGAAGATTCTTTCTATGCTTTAAAGAGATAGGATTTAAAACCTGGGCACCTGATGCGGCGAGAGCACCCAGTTCTGCCCAGCTGAGTTTCTTTATCATCCGGGAATTGGAAACGATTTTGGGATCAACACTCAAGATACCTCCTACATCTTTAACCAAAACCAACTCTTGGGCATTGAGCAATTCGGCGATCAATAACGCCGAAATATCACTACCACCCCGACCCAGGGTCACGATATTTTTCTTTTCATCTTGGGCAATAAAGCCCGGGATTACCAGTATTGTATTCTTATTAAGCAAGGGGAGCAGGAATCTGCTTGCAATCTTGGATGCGATCGGTAATAATGTGAATTCCCGTTTTTCATTGATCTTCTGGGCACTGAGCTGGCCTTTTGATTGCAACCGGATGTGTATGGGCCACTCAGCCATGCCAGGTAAGATTGTCCGGGCTTGTGCGTTCAACGCTTTAAATACCGACTCAAAAATCAACGCGGCAAGAATCTCACCCATGCCTGCAAATCTCTCAAAGCCGTAAAAATCCGGTTGAGGAACTGCCCTCATATATAAATCAATCAATTTATCAGTCTCTCCTTTCATTGCTGATGTTACCAGACAGATGGCGGTCGTCTTGAATTTTAAAAGCAATTTTGCAATTTTCAAAAAATCTTCGGGCTCAGCGAGAACCGAGCCACCGACTTTAAACACCTTTATATTTTTCATTGGCAATCAATCCTCCTAAAGATTGTTTCTTTCTTATCAATTTTAGTTCTTCGTCGATGAGATATTCTGCGGGTAATGGTCGACCGTTGTAAGTAGACGCCAACGTCCGGGTGTAAGCACCTGAATTATAGATCAAAAGATAATCTCCGATTTTGAGCTCGGGGAGCGGGTAGATTCCAAATTCATCGGCATTCTCACAGAGCGGGCCGGTTATCCGGACTTTGAACTTTTTGCTCGGATTATAGCTCAAAGGTTCGATGTGATGGTAGGCATCATAGAGTGCAGGTCTTGGGTTTTCCGTCATCCCAGCATCAATCATGTATAACGGCAGATGGTCGCGCTTTTTTTTATCGATGAGCCGGGTAAGAATATATCCAGCATTGGCAACCAAAAATCTTCCAGGTTCAAGGAAGATGGTGACACTATATTTCTCTTTTATATGCTGATAACAATCGATGATGGGCTGGAAATTTAAAGGTCGTTCATCGGGTTTATAAGGGACACCAAAGCCACCCCCGAGATTTATGTATTCTATCTTTACACCATT
Above is a window of candidate division WOR-3 bacterium DNA encoding:
- a CDS encoding M1 family aminopeptidase; translation: MAVFLIFLLSQELNMEKKQVFHPEMLRADSIHSYDVLHYLIKLNLPMNSRYLAGGVTVAMRSNIHNLNRVDLYLLGLNVDSVKVDGINASYTHIAETIWVTLPHLYHQGDSFDVFIGYSGTASGNMGYLFYQSLHPIAYTLGCPFAEKRWFPCYDQLWDKADYGVEFYITVPDSFTVCATGAFLGKTVAQGYATYHWKHCYPIAPYLIHFASSIYTTYSDWYHPASGESLEIKYYFWPEDTVYAPTAFALITDMIAFYDSLFGPYPFERYGMDVVTPFSYGGMEHQTISTIHRQWLISNDYYGMAHELSHQWWGDMVTCFGWQNVWLNEGFATYCDALYLEHRQGHQAFINTMLNRLNNYFSAETANPHPIYNPPSNLIFSWGHSYCKGSWILHMIRYLCGSDSLWLRLLATYRDSFAYKNASTSDLNRIMNQVLNGNYDWFFNEYVYDMGYPYYNVVWNKVYEPPNWRLVLDISQIQTIGPSIFHIPLPLGIGFSNNDTIIILPINQSPQHFEFLLPQEPLSIIVDPEHWVIQKNIVTGIYEQKESTLSPCSDLPNVGRRIILASKQPREIEIYDVLGRQILKGKIKNLVFEPKDAGVYFIKVEDARKKIVIIK
- the speB gene encoding agmatinase, producing the protein MIIEYANSDLKNAQIAIMGFPYDRTSSFIPGSRLGPRYIRICTENIEWFSPYQNRSVASVKIADLEDYEFRTEDPIKEMEEKAYELYRKQRRVIFLGGEHTISFPIIKGIKRVIKEFSVIHFDAHADLRDEYHGERLSHAAAMRRVGEVVGLKSIYQFGIRSGTEEEFSLNKNLYRFTVRSNLKRVLMKIPEPIYLTIDVDVVDPSQMPAVSTPEPNGIPFKELIDSILLLKGKRIIGADIVEYNPLACTPYATGAAVAVILRELILVMAG
- a CDS encoding 4Fe-4S binding protein, with product MDDFICVLRCRGGRQSKDLYLYNGPQDCWFNYTIYNGNKSCIYGCLGAGHCAEVCPKNAIKLNQDKLPVINHDLCDGCGICVKECPRKALELIPRSHLIYLACKSHDEEERVQLHCANGCTGCGICAKSCPYEAIRLEDNLPVIDYEKCNSCGICVHKCPRNCFVDRAIARPYGIISLKCNGCGVCVKVCQFGAITGNLGQRHLIAKEKCIGCGRCFEICPIKAITMAGALGYTSAA
- a CDS encoding GYD domain-containing protein, with protein sequence MATYILVTKLSPELTRDLRKRAEIGRQWMERVKKDCPEVKFIAHYALLGPYDFLDIYEAPNEEIAAKVSMISLSGGALSAESWTAIPYKRFLELIKDL
- a CDS encoding sigma-54 dependent transcriptional regulator; amino-acid sequence: MYPILIVDDDESIRGLLTAFFEEENYTVLCAANGAQAWQIFLQHLPRIVILDQRLPDIQGIELLKKMREYDPEVKVVVITGYGEIKDAVKAMEYGAVNYLLKPLDLQELRIIIKQIQENLTIKKERDLYRDRLQVLTRGKLTPLIYKSKKMEEILNQVKEVAKTNSTVLLEGESGTGKGLLALYIHQISNRSTGPFVDIDCTTIPENLLESELFGYEPGAFTDARRRKEGLIELAHTGTLFLDEISSMPLLLQGKLLKVLEERRFRKLGGKKDINVDVRIIVATNANLEEMVEKGTFRKDLFFRINTFPIRLPPLRERKEDIIPLAEHFLKEIAREYHKEIVGIAPAAMELLKNYHWPGNIRELRNAIEKAIIITRATYLQPEDISLGKTGMIEEETLPLDYNKAITRVEMDLVKRALQQTQGNQTRAAELLGVSRNFLIRLMKKYRINPFAFKT
- a CDS encoding diaminopimelate dehydrogenase, with translation MAENKIKVAIIGYGNLGKGVKKAINRNPDMELVGIITRRPEVVKKIEKDIPVFSFENFKVLADVAILCGGSKEDIFGPENNRDIERIRIPDPYSYGQGLYFAQFFNTVDSFDTHRRIVDYYQQIGKIAKINRHTSVISGGWDPGTFSVERVLADAFFPGSKIYTFWGPGISQGHSDAVRQVPGVRDARSYTIPIKSALREVKKGRNPALKPQMMHKRIVYVVAHPDADKKDIARRIKQMPNYFAEYDTKIVFVSEEELKQKHRAFPHQGSVILSGSTGSGNKALIEYHCEWDSNPEATASILVACARACYRLHNEKRYGAFTMLDIPPVYYSPYSSHELIKNYM
- a CDS encoding ACT domain-containing protein, with the translated sequence MKNIKVFKVGGSVLAEPEDFLKIAKLLLKFKTTAICLVTSAMKGETDKLIDLYMRAVPQPDFYGFERFAGMGEILAALIFESVFKALNAQARTILPGMAEWPIHIRLQSKGQLSAQKINEKREFTLLPIASKIASRFLLPLLNKNTILVIPGFIAQDEKKNIVTLGRGGSDISALLIAELLNAQELVLVKDVGGILSVDPKIVSNSRMIKKLSWAELGALAASGAQVLNPISLKHRKNLQKIRVIAQDGKNLENGGTEIVFDKEVSITLAEKIYGVLTFIGERIPETPGILSKVAQTLTEKKVAVHSLTISDNLLAIYVEESRVEEAYEHLSKLIPEIKNFKALNLKKGIAKIVVRSLKFINEPGAIKKIATPLSREKINIWEILTVHTDIMIFVEAQDKIRAYNLIKQLFKKE